In one Canis lupus dingo isolate Sandy chromosome 16, ASM325472v2, whole genome shotgun sequence genomic region, the following are encoded:
- the TAS2R38 gene encoding taste receptor type 2 member 38 produces MLALTPVITVSYEVKSAFMFLSVLELAVGILTNAFIFLVNFWDVVRRQPLSNCDLILLSLSLTRLFLHGLLFLDAIQLTYFQRMKDPLSLSYQTIIMLWMITNQAGLWLTTCLSLFYCSKIVRFSHTLLLCLANWVSRKAPQMLLGAMLFSSACTLLCLGDFFSRSGFAFTTVLLMNNTEFNSQIVKLNFYYSSIFCTLGSIPPFMFFLVSSGVLIISLGRHMRTMKANTKDSGDPSLEAHIKALISLISFLCLYVVSFCVALISVPLTMVWHNKIGVMICVGILAACPSIHAAILISGNAKLRRAVETILLWVQSSLKVRAGHRADLRTPDLC; encoded by the coding sequence ATGTTGGCTCTGACTCCTGTTATAACTGTGTCCTATGAAGTCAAGAGTGCATTTATGTTCCTTTCAGTACTGGAGCTCGCAGTGGGGATCCTGACCAATGCCTTCATTTTCTTGGTGAATTTTTGGGATGTGGTGAGGAGGCAGCCACTGAGCAACTGCGATCTTATCCTTCTGAGTCTCAGCCTCACTCGACTTTTCCTGCATGGGCTGCTGTTTCTGGATGCCATCCAGCTTACATACTTCCAGCGGATGAAAGACCCACTGAGCCTCAGCTACCAGACCATCATCATGCTCTGGATGATCACAAACCAAGCTGGGCTCTGGCTCACCACCTGTCTCAGTCTTTTCTACTGCTCCAAGATTGTCCGTTTCTCTCATACCCTCCTTCTCTGCTTGGCAAACTGGGTCTCCAGGAAGGCACCCCAGATGCTCCTGGGTGCCATGCTTTTCTCTTCTGCCTGCACTCTCCTCTGTTTGGGGGACTTCTTTAGTAGATCTGGCTTTGCATTCACAACTGTGCTACTCATGAATAATACAGAATTTAATTCACAAATTGTAAAACTCAATTTCTATTATTCCTCCATCTTCTGTACCCTGGGGTCAATCCCTCCTTTCAtgttttttctggtttcttctggGGTGCTGATTATCTCTCTGGGAAGGCACATGAGAACAATGAAGGCCAACACCAAAGACTCCGGTGACCCCAGCCTGGAGGCCCATATCAAAGCACTCATATCTCtcatctcctttctctgcctctatgtggTGTCATTCTGTGTTGCCCTTATCTCAGTGCCTTTAACCATGGTGTGGCACAACAAGATCGGGGTAATGATCTGTGTAGGGATCCTAGCAGCTTGTCCCTCTATACATGCAGCCATCCTGATCTCAGGCAATGCCAAGCTGAGGAGAGCTGTGGAGACCATTCTACTCTGGGTTCAGAGCAGCCTTAAGGTAAGGGCAGGCCACAGGGcagatctcaggactccagatCTATGTTGA